A single region of the Sphaeramia orbicularis chromosome 6, fSphaOr1.1, whole genome shotgun sequence genome encodes:
- the LOC115420718 gene encoding pseudouridine-metabolizing bifunctional protein C1861.05 isoform X3, which yields MKVSRRDLPYVVSQGLSGGTTVSATMIAVHRVGIPVFVTGGIGGVHRDGENSLDVSADLTELGRTPIAVVSAGVKSILDIGRTLEFLETQGVCVATYGASKNFPAFFSPQSGFTSPYNVCNPEEAAKLIASTLPLGLQSGVLIAVPIPEEHAAVGLQIEEAIQTAVAEASDKGITGRDVTPFILQKVNDLTKGKSLQANIALIHNNAKVGSQIACALSKLRNKKESRDTAQCVQKLRPDSKSDIVVVGGINVDFIAKGKTKTLHFGQTNPGSVCQSFGGVGRNIADCLSRLGHKPLFISAVGTDSHSDAVINYCKHMNTSGVARLKDQNTATYCAVITQSGELSLGLGDMDIHQQITEHYVSQFEKQLSSAALVCLDGNIPVSTINYVCSVAKNHNVNVWYEPTDADKACKPFLSEAWKCLSYLSPNLSELCTMNQTLGLPSPKALPSSVDEVLSIAVALSCPLLEHLHCLVVTLGANGVLVCGEHDAGSVNLKPRKQKRKGRLCALHYPALTVTAEETMNVSGAGDSLAGALITGILQGRDTDSCVQMGLLAARLSLASPHPIDPTLTLDSVDPDKDHTHCWPKPQFMWID from the exons ATGAAAGTGTCCCGAAGAGATTTGCCTTATGTTGTTAGCCAA GGGCTTTCAGGGGGAACGACTGTGTCAGCCACTATGATAGCAGTACATCGAGTTGGCATCCCTGTGTTTGTCACCGGGGGGATTGGAGGAGTCCACAGAGATGGAGAGAACA GTCTGGATGTCAGTGCAGACCTGACAGAGCTGGGCAGGACTCCCATTGCTGTGGTCTCTGCTGGTGTGAAATCTATCTTGGACATTGGTCGCACCCTAGAATTCCTT GAGACGCAAGGAGTCTGTGTTGCCACTTATGGAGCCTCAAAGAATTTTCCAGCTTTCTTTTCTCCACAAAGTGGATTCACTTCCCCATATAATGTATGCAACCCTGAGGAGGCAGCAAAACTTATTG cAAGTACTTTGCCACTGGGTCTCCAAAGTGGTGTCCTGATAGCTGTACCCATCCCAGAGGAGCATGCAGCAGTGGGCCTGCAGATAGAGGAGGCCATACAGACTGCAGTGGCAGAAGCAAG TGATAAAGGTATCACAGGAAGAGATGTGACGCCATTCATTCTTCAAAAGGTCAATGATCTGACTAAAGGAAAGTCCCTTCAGGCCA ACATAGCACTCATTCATAACAATGCTAAAGTTGGCAGCCAGATAGCCTGCGCTCTGTCAAAACTGAGGAATAAGAAGGAGTCAAGAGACACAGCTCAGTGTGTGCAAAAACTCAGACCAGATTCAAAATCAGACATT GTCGTTGTGGGAGGAATAAATGTGGATTTTATAGCTAAAGGAAAAACTAAAACTCTTCAT TTTGGACAGACCAATCCAGGAAGTGTTTGTCAATCTTTTGGGGGTGTGGGGCGGAACATTgctg ACTGTCTGAGTCGACTAGGCCACAAACCCCTCTTCATCTCAGCTGTTGGGACTGATTCACACAGTGATGCTGTGATAAACTACTGTAAACATATG AACACAAGTGGTGTGGCAAGGCTGAAGGACCAGAACACTGCCACATACTGTGCTGTTATTACTCAAAGCGGAGAACTGAGTCTAGGGTTGGGTGACATGGATATTCACCAACAAATCACAGAGCACTAT GTGTCACAATTTGAGAAGCAGCTCTCCTCAGCTGCTCTTGTGTGTCTCGATGGAAACATCCCAGTCTCAACCATCAACTATGTTTGTTCTGTTGCCAAAAACCACAATGTCAATG TCTGGTATGAGCCAACAGATGCAGATAAGGCTTGTAAACCTTTCCTGTCAGAGGCATGGAAGTGTCTTTCCTACTTATCCCCAAACCTGTCAGAGTTGTGCACCATGAACCAAACCCTTGGCCTCCCATCACCCAAAG CGCTTCCGAGCTCTGTTGATGAGGTGCTCAGTATTGCAGTAGCTCTCTCCTGCCCCCTTCTGGAGCATCTGCACTGTCTAGTGGTGACCCTGGGAGCTAATGGTGTTCTCGTGTGTGGAGAACATGATGCAGGCTCGGTCAACCTGAAGCCAAGAAAACAGAAAAGG AAAGGACGTCTTTGTGCGCTCCATTACCCTGCCCTGACTGTGACTGCAGAAGAGACTATGAATGTCTCAGGAGCAGGAGATAG TCTGGCAGGTGCACTGATAACGGGGATCCTCCAGGGCCGAGACACAGACAGCTGTGTCCAGATGGGACTCCTGGCTGCACGTCTGTCCCTCGCCTCGCCACACCCCATCGACCCCACACTCACTTTAGACTCTGTGGATCCTGACAAAGACCACACTCACTGCTGGCCCAAGCCTCAATTCATGTGGAtcgattaa
- the LOC115420719 gene encoding interleukin-17 receptor A isoform X1, whose amino-acid sequence MIHISFLFVYFTAGLRVSSSLRILDKRLDCNQPDLEHCKIDNCIDKGMLVPLRDAPTDPEWVPEQVGVGMDKHGFTPVLNLTWSIKADSGVQVLQGSQINIVDKSTNQSMCVQYSYNISGQINPKRGKPWTFSLDGVVVHPDRTYTVSVLNLPQPYLKDKRIQKHITIPGCDDKKLQKAQICLENGSLWELQMTSDLSLNWRYRTLSVVIGFNAAEYSEKYQVSVTSPGVFYSKNVLKENRRSLNVTFELSLSELLQCEIVIKIQPFFIQCKNDCWCAEKHIEYCSYYYKPRTLIVKAAIGLIITGGCLVYFIWRECLKGPVKTLLSAAKEEPEGVQVQNRRRVLIIYSLDHPLYKNIVLKLCAFLVNKCGTEVVLDLLDSTRLGVMGSIQWLDWHREQIENSSNKILILCSQGVQAKWKAMCGGKQVLLREDACSSMGDMLIPALCLMVPHFVRSASFERYIVAYFDDVCSEEDVPSPFNITVRYKLMKQFEELFFRILDTEKHEPGRLNHIDGLSEEDYYHCPSGKALWEAIEAFRAYQLEHPQWFEEELLESSELDMI is encoded by the exons ATGATCCatatttcttttctctttgtttacttCACTGCTGGTCTCAGAGTGTCATCTTCTCTCAGGATTCTGGACAAACGTCTGGACTGCAATCAGCCA gaTCTTGAACACTGCAAAATAG ATAACTGCATAGACAAAGGCATGCTTGTACCGTTACGTGATGCTCCTACTGATCCAGAGTGGGTTCCTGAGCAGGTGGGCGTCGGGATGGACAAACATGGATTCACTCCTGTTTTAAATCTGACTTGGAGTATAAAAGCAGACT caggtgTACAAGTCCTTCAAGGATCTCAGATTAATATTGTGGATAAAAGTACAAATCAAAGTATGTGTGTGCAGTATTCCTACAATATCAGCGGACAAATAAATCCAAAGAGAGGCAAA CCGTGGACCTTTTCACTGGATGGAGTGGTGGTACATCCTGACCGTACATATACAGTGTCGGTTTTAAATTTACCACAACCTTACCTTAAAGATAAGAGGATCCAAAAGCATATCACCATCCCTG GATGTGATGACAAGAAACTCCAAAAAGCCCAGATATGTTTGGAAAATG ggagTCTTTGGGAGCTTCAAATGACTAGTGATTTGTCACTTAACTGGAGATACAGAACGTTGTCTGTTGTCATTGGTTTTAATGCAGCAGAATAttcagagaaatatcaagtctcTGTAACCAGCCCTGGTGTCTTTTACTCAAAGAATGTCTTGAAG GAAAACAGAAGATCACTGAATGTGACCTTTGAGTTGAGTTTGTCAGAGCTTTTGCAGTGTGAAATTGTGATAAAG ATTCAGCCATTTTTTATACAATGCAAGAATGATTGCTGGTGTGCTGAAAAACACATTGAATACTGCTCTTATT ATTATAAGCCACGGACATTAATTGTAAAAGCAGCCATAGGACTGATCATCACTGGCGGTTGCCTTGTTTATTTCATCTGGAGGGAATGTCTTAAAG GTCCTGTGAAGACATTATTATCTGCTGCCAAAGAAGAGCCAGAGGGCGTTCAAGTGCAAAACAGAAGAAGAGTTCTCATCATCTACTCCCTCGATCACCCTTTGTACAAAAACATTGTTCTCAAGCTTTGTGCTTTTCTGGTCAATAAATGTGGCACTGAGGTGGTTCTGGATCTTCTGGACTCTACCAGACTGGGAGTGATGGGCAGCATCCAGTGGCTGGACTGGCACAGAGAGCAAATAGAAAACTCTTCAAATAAGATTCTAATCCTGTGCTCACAAGGAGTTCAAGCCAAATGGAAAGCGATGTGTGGTGGTAAACAAGTCCTACTGAGAGAAGATGCTTGTTCATCTATGGGGGATATGCTCATTCCAGCCCTCTGCCTCATGGTCCCTCATTTTGTCAGATCTGCCTCCTTTGAAAGGTACATAGTGGCTTACTTTGATGATGTTTGCTCCGAAGAAGACGTTCCCTCACCTTTCAACATCACAGTGCGCTACAAGTTGATGAAACAGTTCGAGGAGCTGTTCTTCAGAATCTTGGAtactgaaaaacatgaaccaggCAGACTAAATCACATTGATGGACTTTCAGAAGAGGACTATTATCACTGTCCCTCAGGTAAAGCCTTATGGGAGGCAATAGAGGCTTTCCGTGCTTATCAACTAGAGCATCCACAGTGGTTTGAGGAGGAATTGCTTGAAAGTTCAGAGCTAGACATGATATGA
- the LOC115420719 gene encoding interleukin-17 receptor A isoform X2, which translates to MSSSLRILDKRLDCNQPDLEHCKIDNCIDKGMLVPLRDAPTDPEWVPEQVGVGMDKHGFTPVLNLTWSIKADSGVQVLQGSQINIVDKSTNQSMCVQYSYNISGQINPKRGKPWTFSLDGVVVHPDRTYTVSVLNLPQPYLKDKRIQKHITIPGCDDKKLQKAQICLENGSLWELQMTSDLSLNWRYRTLSVVIGFNAAEYSEKYQVSVTSPGVFYSKNVLKENRRSLNVTFELSLSELLQCEIVIKIQPFFIQCKNDCWCAEKHIEYCSYYYKPRTLIVKAAIGLIITGGCLVYFIWRECLKGPVKTLLSAAKEEPEGVQVQNRRRVLIIYSLDHPLYKNIVLKLCAFLVNKCGTEVVLDLLDSTRLGVMGSIQWLDWHREQIENSSNKILILCSQGVQAKWKAMCGGKQVLLREDACSSMGDMLIPALCLMVPHFVRSASFERYIVAYFDDVCSEEDVPSPFNITVRYKLMKQFEELFFRILDTEKHEPGRLNHIDGLSEEDYYHCPSGKALWEAIEAFRAYQLEHPQWFEEELLESSELDMI; encoded by the exons TGTCATCTTCTCTCAGGATTCTGGACAAACGTCTGGACTGCAATCAGCCA gaTCTTGAACACTGCAAAATAG ATAACTGCATAGACAAAGGCATGCTTGTACCGTTACGTGATGCTCCTACTGATCCAGAGTGGGTTCCTGAGCAGGTGGGCGTCGGGATGGACAAACATGGATTCACTCCTGTTTTAAATCTGACTTGGAGTATAAAAGCAGACT caggtgTACAAGTCCTTCAAGGATCTCAGATTAATATTGTGGATAAAAGTACAAATCAAAGTATGTGTGTGCAGTATTCCTACAATATCAGCGGACAAATAAATCCAAAGAGAGGCAAA CCGTGGACCTTTTCACTGGATGGAGTGGTGGTACATCCTGACCGTACATATACAGTGTCGGTTTTAAATTTACCACAACCTTACCTTAAAGATAAGAGGATCCAAAAGCATATCACCATCCCTG GATGTGATGACAAGAAACTCCAAAAAGCCCAGATATGTTTGGAAAATG ggagTCTTTGGGAGCTTCAAATGACTAGTGATTTGTCACTTAACTGGAGATACAGAACGTTGTCTGTTGTCATTGGTTTTAATGCAGCAGAATAttcagagaaatatcaagtctcTGTAACCAGCCCTGGTGTCTTTTACTCAAAGAATGTCTTGAAG GAAAACAGAAGATCACTGAATGTGACCTTTGAGTTGAGTTTGTCAGAGCTTTTGCAGTGTGAAATTGTGATAAAG ATTCAGCCATTTTTTATACAATGCAAGAATGATTGCTGGTGTGCTGAAAAACACATTGAATACTGCTCTTATT ATTATAAGCCACGGACATTAATTGTAAAAGCAGCCATAGGACTGATCATCACTGGCGGTTGCCTTGTTTATTTCATCTGGAGGGAATGTCTTAAAG GTCCTGTGAAGACATTATTATCTGCTGCCAAAGAAGAGCCAGAGGGCGTTCAAGTGCAAAACAGAAGAAGAGTTCTCATCATCTACTCCCTCGATCACCCTTTGTACAAAAACATTGTTCTCAAGCTTTGTGCTTTTCTGGTCAATAAATGTGGCACTGAGGTGGTTCTGGATCTTCTGGACTCTACCAGACTGGGAGTGATGGGCAGCATCCAGTGGCTGGACTGGCACAGAGAGCAAATAGAAAACTCTTCAAATAAGATTCTAATCCTGTGCTCACAAGGAGTTCAAGCCAAATGGAAAGCGATGTGTGGTGGTAAACAAGTCCTACTGAGAGAAGATGCTTGTTCATCTATGGGGGATATGCTCATTCCAGCCCTCTGCCTCATGGTCCCTCATTTTGTCAGATCTGCCTCCTTTGAAAGGTACATAGTGGCTTACTTTGATGATGTTTGCTCCGAAGAAGACGTTCCCTCACCTTTCAACATCACAGTGCGCTACAAGTTGATGAAACAGTTCGAGGAGCTGTTCTTCAGAATCTTGGAtactgaaaaacatgaaccaggCAGACTAAATCACATTGATGGACTTTCAGAAGAGGACTATTATCACTGTCCCTCAGGTAAAGCCTTATGGGAGGCAATAGAGGCTTTCCGTGCTTATCAACTAGAGCATCCACAGTGGTTTGAGGAGGAATTGCTTGAAAGTTCAGAGCTAGACATGATATGA
- the LOC115420718 gene encoding pseudouridine-metabolizing bifunctional protein C1861.05 isoform X1, with translation MLKRAPMFILRRGIATYHSRFFKNDSVFRVHPSVSQALAENRPVVALESTIITHGMPYPHNLSTAREVEAIVQDEGATPATVGVIEGKVHVGLSSEELDHLARCSTSMKVSRRDLPYVVSQGLSGGTTVSATMIAVHRVGIPVFVTGGIGGVHRDGENSLDVSADLTELGRTPIAVVSAGVKSILDIGRTLEFLETQGVCVATYGASKNFPAFFSPQSGFTSPYNVCNPEEAAKLIASTLPLGLQSGVLIAVPIPEEHAAVGLQIEEAIQTAVAEASDKGITGRDVTPFILQKVNDLTKGKSLQANIALIHNNAKVGSQIACALSKLRNKKESRDTAQCVQKLRPDSKSDIVVVGGINVDFIAKGKTKTLHFGQTNPGSVCQSFGGVGRNIADCLSRLGHKPLFISAVGTDSHSDAVINYCKHMNTSGVARLKDQNTATYCAVITQSGELSLGLGDMDIHQQITEHYVSQFEKQLSSAALVCLDGNIPVSTINYVCSVAKNHNVNVWYEPTDADKACKPFLSEAWKCLSYLSPNLSELCTMNQTLGLPSPKALPSSVDEVLSIAVALSCPLLEHLHCLVVTLGANGVLVCGEHDAGSVNLKPRKQKRKGRLCALHYPALTVTAEETMNVSGAGDSLAGALITGILQGRDTDSCVQMGLLAARLSLASPHPIDPTLTLDSVDPDKDHTHCWPKPQFMWID, from the exons ATGCTGAAGAGAGCCCCTATGTTTATCCTGAGAAGAGGAATTGCAACATACCACAGCAGATTTTTCAAAAATG ACAGTGTCTTCAGAGTTCATCCATCTGTATCACAGGCTCTGGCAGAGAACAGACCAGTGGTTGCACTTGAAAGCACAATCATCACTCATGGCATGCCCTATCCACACAACCTAAG CACAGCCAGGGAAGTGGAGGCCATTGTGCAGGATGAAGGAGCCACTCCGGCCACTGTGGGAGTTATTGAAGGCAAAGTTCATGTTGGTCTGTCATCAGAGGAGCTTGACCACCTTGCCCGCTGCAGCACATCCATGAAAGTGTCCCGAAGAGATTTGCCTTATGTTGTTAGCCAA GGGCTTTCAGGGGGAACGACTGTGTCAGCCACTATGATAGCAGTACATCGAGTTGGCATCCCTGTGTTTGTCACCGGGGGGATTGGAGGAGTCCACAGAGATGGAGAGAACA GTCTGGATGTCAGTGCAGACCTGACAGAGCTGGGCAGGACTCCCATTGCTGTGGTCTCTGCTGGTGTGAAATCTATCTTGGACATTGGTCGCACCCTAGAATTCCTT GAGACGCAAGGAGTCTGTGTTGCCACTTATGGAGCCTCAAAGAATTTTCCAGCTTTCTTTTCTCCACAAAGTGGATTCACTTCCCCATATAATGTATGCAACCCTGAGGAGGCAGCAAAACTTATTG cAAGTACTTTGCCACTGGGTCTCCAAAGTGGTGTCCTGATAGCTGTACCCATCCCAGAGGAGCATGCAGCAGTGGGCCTGCAGATAGAGGAGGCCATACAGACTGCAGTGGCAGAAGCAAG TGATAAAGGTATCACAGGAAGAGATGTGACGCCATTCATTCTTCAAAAGGTCAATGATCTGACTAAAGGAAAGTCCCTTCAGGCCA ACATAGCACTCATTCATAACAATGCTAAAGTTGGCAGCCAGATAGCCTGCGCTCTGTCAAAACTGAGGAATAAGAAGGAGTCAAGAGACACAGCTCAGTGTGTGCAAAAACTCAGACCAGATTCAAAATCAGACATT GTCGTTGTGGGAGGAATAAATGTGGATTTTATAGCTAAAGGAAAAACTAAAACTCTTCAT TTTGGACAGACCAATCCAGGAAGTGTTTGTCAATCTTTTGGGGGTGTGGGGCGGAACATTgctg ACTGTCTGAGTCGACTAGGCCACAAACCCCTCTTCATCTCAGCTGTTGGGACTGATTCACACAGTGATGCTGTGATAAACTACTGTAAACATATG AACACAAGTGGTGTGGCAAGGCTGAAGGACCAGAACACTGCCACATACTGTGCTGTTATTACTCAAAGCGGAGAACTGAGTCTAGGGTTGGGTGACATGGATATTCACCAACAAATCACAGAGCACTAT GTGTCACAATTTGAGAAGCAGCTCTCCTCAGCTGCTCTTGTGTGTCTCGATGGAAACATCCCAGTCTCAACCATCAACTATGTTTGTTCTGTTGCCAAAAACCACAATGTCAATG TCTGGTATGAGCCAACAGATGCAGATAAGGCTTGTAAACCTTTCCTGTCAGAGGCATGGAAGTGTCTTTCCTACTTATCCCCAAACCTGTCAGAGTTGTGCACCATGAACCAAACCCTTGGCCTCCCATCACCCAAAG CGCTTCCGAGCTCTGTTGATGAGGTGCTCAGTATTGCAGTAGCTCTCTCCTGCCCCCTTCTGGAGCATCTGCACTGTCTAGTGGTGACCCTGGGAGCTAATGGTGTTCTCGTGTGTGGAGAACATGATGCAGGCTCGGTCAACCTGAAGCCAAGAAAACAGAAAAGG AAAGGACGTCTTTGTGCGCTCCATTACCCTGCCCTGACTGTGACTGCAGAAGAGACTATGAATGTCTCAGGAGCAGGAGATAG TCTGGCAGGTGCACTGATAACGGGGATCCTCCAGGGCCGAGACACAGACAGCTGTGTCCAGATGGGACTCCTGGCTGCACGTCTGTCCCTCGCCTCGCCACACCCCATCGACCCCACACTCACTTTAGACTCTGTGGATCCTGACAAAGACCACACTCACTGCTGGCCCAAGCCTCAATTCATGTGGAtcgattaa
- the LOC115420718 gene encoding pseudouridine-metabolizing bifunctional protein C1861.05 isoform X2: MPYPHNLSTAREVEAIVQDEGATPATVGVIEGKVHVGLSSEELDHLARCSTSMKVSRRDLPYVVSQGLSGGTTVSATMIAVHRVGIPVFVTGGIGGVHRDGENSLDVSADLTELGRTPIAVVSAGVKSILDIGRTLEFLETQGVCVATYGASKNFPAFFSPQSGFTSPYNVCNPEEAAKLIASTLPLGLQSGVLIAVPIPEEHAAVGLQIEEAIQTAVAEASDKGITGRDVTPFILQKVNDLTKGKSLQANIALIHNNAKVGSQIACALSKLRNKKESRDTAQCVQKLRPDSKSDIVVVGGINVDFIAKGKTKTLHFGQTNPGSVCQSFGGVGRNIADCLSRLGHKPLFISAVGTDSHSDAVINYCKHMNTSGVARLKDQNTATYCAVITQSGELSLGLGDMDIHQQITEHYVSQFEKQLSSAALVCLDGNIPVSTINYVCSVAKNHNVNVWYEPTDADKACKPFLSEAWKCLSYLSPNLSELCTMNQTLGLPSPKALPSSVDEVLSIAVALSCPLLEHLHCLVVTLGANGVLVCGEHDAGSVNLKPRKQKRKGRLCALHYPALTVTAEETMNVSGAGDSLAGALITGILQGRDTDSCVQMGLLAARLSLASPHPIDPTLTLDSVDPDKDHTHCWPKPQFMWID, encoded by the exons ATGCCCTATCCACACAACCTAAG CACAGCCAGGGAAGTGGAGGCCATTGTGCAGGATGAAGGAGCCACTCCGGCCACTGTGGGAGTTATTGAAGGCAAAGTTCATGTTGGTCTGTCATCAGAGGAGCTTGACCACCTTGCCCGCTGCAGCACATCCATGAAAGTGTCCCGAAGAGATTTGCCTTATGTTGTTAGCCAA GGGCTTTCAGGGGGAACGACTGTGTCAGCCACTATGATAGCAGTACATCGAGTTGGCATCCCTGTGTTTGTCACCGGGGGGATTGGAGGAGTCCACAGAGATGGAGAGAACA GTCTGGATGTCAGTGCAGACCTGACAGAGCTGGGCAGGACTCCCATTGCTGTGGTCTCTGCTGGTGTGAAATCTATCTTGGACATTGGTCGCACCCTAGAATTCCTT GAGACGCAAGGAGTCTGTGTTGCCACTTATGGAGCCTCAAAGAATTTTCCAGCTTTCTTTTCTCCACAAAGTGGATTCACTTCCCCATATAATGTATGCAACCCTGAGGAGGCAGCAAAACTTATTG cAAGTACTTTGCCACTGGGTCTCCAAAGTGGTGTCCTGATAGCTGTACCCATCCCAGAGGAGCATGCAGCAGTGGGCCTGCAGATAGAGGAGGCCATACAGACTGCAGTGGCAGAAGCAAG TGATAAAGGTATCACAGGAAGAGATGTGACGCCATTCATTCTTCAAAAGGTCAATGATCTGACTAAAGGAAAGTCCCTTCAGGCCA ACATAGCACTCATTCATAACAATGCTAAAGTTGGCAGCCAGATAGCCTGCGCTCTGTCAAAACTGAGGAATAAGAAGGAGTCAAGAGACACAGCTCAGTGTGTGCAAAAACTCAGACCAGATTCAAAATCAGACATT GTCGTTGTGGGAGGAATAAATGTGGATTTTATAGCTAAAGGAAAAACTAAAACTCTTCAT TTTGGACAGACCAATCCAGGAAGTGTTTGTCAATCTTTTGGGGGTGTGGGGCGGAACATTgctg ACTGTCTGAGTCGACTAGGCCACAAACCCCTCTTCATCTCAGCTGTTGGGACTGATTCACACAGTGATGCTGTGATAAACTACTGTAAACATATG AACACAAGTGGTGTGGCAAGGCTGAAGGACCAGAACACTGCCACATACTGTGCTGTTATTACTCAAAGCGGAGAACTGAGTCTAGGGTTGGGTGACATGGATATTCACCAACAAATCACAGAGCACTAT GTGTCACAATTTGAGAAGCAGCTCTCCTCAGCTGCTCTTGTGTGTCTCGATGGAAACATCCCAGTCTCAACCATCAACTATGTTTGTTCTGTTGCCAAAAACCACAATGTCAATG TCTGGTATGAGCCAACAGATGCAGATAAGGCTTGTAAACCTTTCCTGTCAGAGGCATGGAAGTGTCTTTCCTACTTATCCCCAAACCTGTCAGAGTTGTGCACCATGAACCAAACCCTTGGCCTCCCATCACCCAAAG CGCTTCCGAGCTCTGTTGATGAGGTGCTCAGTATTGCAGTAGCTCTCTCCTGCCCCCTTCTGGAGCATCTGCACTGTCTAGTGGTGACCCTGGGAGCTAATGGTGTTCTCGTGTGTGGAGAACATGATGCAGGCTCGGTCAACCTGAAGCCAAGAAAACAGAAAAGG AAAGGACGTCTTTGTGCGCTCCATTACCCTGCCCTGACTGTGACTGCAGAAGAGACTATGAATGTCTCAGGAGCAGGAGATAG TCTGGCAGGTGCACTGATAACGGGGATCCTCCAGGGCCGAGACACAGACAGCTGTGTCCAGATGGGACTCCTGGCTGCACGTCTGTCCCTCGCCTCGCCACACCCCATCGACCCCACACTCACTTTAGACTCTGTGGATCCTGACAAAGACCACACTCACTGCTGGCCCAAGCCTCAATTCATGTGGAtcgattaa
- the LOC115420720 gene encoding troponin I, slow skeletal muscle-like: protein MSEGPKKPKYSATRRLLLKSKLLKKAASLLVAESEEKKHEKERVVNESFPPLKLSGLSVQELQELCKDLHRKIDVVDEARYDMEVKVARNEKEIQSLNQKIVELKGVKRPSLKRVKKTADDMLGAYSDTSKLMKADFKANLKTVKKEDEKREEVTDWRKNVEAMSGMEGRKKLFDAGQ from the exons ATGTCTGAGGG ACCG aaaaagccTAAGTATTCAGCTACACGCCGACTGCTTCTAAAG TCTAAACTGCTAAAGAAGGCAGCATCTTTACTGGTAGCTGAAAGTGAAGAGAAGAAACACGAGAAAGAACGAGTTGTGAATGAGAGCTTCCCTCCACTGAAGCTGTCAGGTTTGTCAGTCCAGGAGCTCCAG GAGCTCTGCAAAGACCTGCATCGGAAAATCGATGTTGTAGATGAAGCACGTTATGATATGGAGGTTAAAGTAGCCAGAAATGAAAAAGAG ATCCAGTCATTGAATCAGAAGATCGTTGAGCTTAAGGGAGTAAAGAGGCCGAGCCTAAAGAGGGTGAAGAAAACGGCAGATGACATGCTAGGTGCCTACAGTGACACCTCCAAACTCATGAAGGCTGATTTCAAAGCCAACCTGAAGACAGTGAAGAAAGAGGATGAAAAG AGGGAAGAAGTGACTGACTGGCGTAAGAATGTGGAGGCCATGTCTGGGATGGAGGGCAGGAAGAAGCTGTTTGATGCAGGACAATAA